The genomic region AGATTTGGAAAAATTATTTGGTGAAGGATATGAATTAACTAGGAGGAAGGATTTAAGGCAACCAGGTCAATTTGCTTCAGAGGAAAAGGTGGACTTAATTGGACCAAAAAAAGCTATAAAGGGAGTTAGAGTATTAGGACCTGTTAGAAGTGCAACTCAGGTAGAGGTTTCTATATCTGATGCCTTTACATTAGGAGTAGAACCTGTAATTAGAAACTCAGGAGATATTAAGGATACACCAGGGATAAAAGTAATAGGGCCTAAAGGCGAAATTGACCTTAAAGAAGGAGTAATTGTAGCAGCTAGACATATTCATATGCATACTGATGAAGCTAAGGAATTTGGAGTAAAAGACGGAGATGTTGTAAGTGTAAAGGTTGGTGGGGTAAGAGGTATTACCTTTGATAATGTACTTATAAGAAGTGGGGAAGGTCATAAATTAGAAATGCATGTTGATATTGAAGAAGGAAATGCAGCTGGAACTAAGAATGGTGATTTAGTAGAAATTATTAATAAATAGGGGGATGGCTATGAAAAATTTATCTAAGTATATTGATCATACTTTATTAAAACCTGAAACTACAAAGGATATGGTAAAAACTCTTTGTGAAGAAGCAAAAGAATATGGTTTTTATTCCGTATGTATAAATCCAACCTATGTTAACTTTGCTAAAGAG from Tissierellales bacterium harbors:
- a CDS encoding phosphate propanoyltransferase; the protein is MKTELPIGMSNRHIHLSQGDLEKLFGEGYELTRRKDLRQPGQFASEEKVDLIGPKKAIKGVRVLGPVRSATQVEVSISDAFTLGVEPVIRNSGDIKDTPGIKVIGPKGEIDLKEGVIVAARHIHMHTDEAKEFGVKDGDVVSVKVGGVRGITFDNVLIRSGEGHKLEMHVDIEEGNAAGTKNGDLVEIINK